Proteins encoded in a region of the Corynebacterium breve genome:
- a CDS encoding sigma-70 family RNA polymerase sigma factor, whose translation MPITVRTRYRWVFALLANNEGDHFIIVVRGNTRIGGNMVAAPQELGATHDVLARATDKQLVRAYNAGSSRAFDEIVERHRLRLTYVARRYADNEHDAQDILQDALFKASRNLHGFRNEASLSTWLHRLVMNSGHDYIKHKRRMSYLSLDDADKVNPDSNPLLAHDPTASVERQIMLRQVLGRLPETQRRAILLLDVAGLTVEKAAQEMGVRPGTVKSRRNRARTALKGHIRDTE comes from the coding sequence GTGCCCATTACAGTACGCACGCGGTACCGGTGGGTTTTCGCATTGTTAGCCAATAATGAAGGTGATCATTTCATCATCGTTGTTCGGGGGAACACGAGAATCGGGGGAAATATGGTCGCCGCACCACAAGAGTTGGGGGCCACGCATGACGTGTTGGCGCGCGCCACGGATAAGCAGTTGGTGCGCGCCTACAACGCAGGCAGCTCTCGAGCTTTCGACGAAATCGTAGAGCGGCATCGGCTGCGCCTGACCTACGTGGCTCGTCGCTACGCGGACAACGAGCATGATGCCCAGGACATCCTGCAAGATGCGCTGTTTAAGGCCTCTCGCAACCTCCACGGCTTTCGCAACGAAGCCAGCCTTTCCACGTGGCTACACCGTCTGGTGATGAACTCCGGGCACGACTACATCAAACACAAGCGCCGCATGAGTTATTTGAGCTTGGATGATGCCGACAAAGTTAATCCCGACAGCAATCCGCTCCTCGCTCATGACCCCACGGCCTCAGTCGAGCGGCAAATCATGCTGCGCCAGGTGCTCGGCCGCCTACCGGAGACCCAGCGCAGGGCCATCTTGCTTCTCGACGTCGCCGGCCTCACCGTTGAAAAAGCCGCACAAGAGATGGGGGTGCGTCCCGGAACAGTGAAATCGCGCCGCAATCGCGCTCGGACGGCGCTGAAGGGTCACATTCGGGACACGGAATGA